From the genome of Lepus europaeus isolate LE1 chromosome 23, mLepTim1.pri, whole genome shotgun sequence:
ccgGGCTCAGGCCGAAGGCTCGTGGGGCATGCCAGGGGCAGCCTGCGGGGGGCGCTGGGGGGCCGCAGCTGGCATCCGGCTCACTCTGGCGCTTCCAGGAACCTGTGGGCAGTGGGAGAGCAGGTGAGACCCTGCCCGAGCTCTCCCTGCCGCCACCCTGCAAAGCCCTCTGGGGAGATCTGGCACCCAGGCTCACCAGGATGGAAACCTGGCGGCAGAGGCACCTGCTGGCCCCATTCGCCcctctgcgccccccccccccgactcccAAGGGCCTCCAAGCCCCACCCCACTGGGCCACCGAGAAACGTGCCAGGCGGAGGGTGCCTGCCCGGCCTGGCCCTATTGCTTCACACAGGGACCCCGCCTCTCCAGCCTCTGATTGGCTGCAGCCGGCTCCGGCCCTCGAGTCTCCGTGGGGTTCTGGTTCCAAGTTCTAGATGCTGCTGTGGTCAGCGTGGTGGGGAGACCACGGTCCTGACCCAGAGAGAAGGGCCGGCTGGGTGGGGagaccaccaccccaccccagagagAACCGAGagaccaccaccccaccccagagagAACCGAGagaccaccaccccaccccagagagaatggagagaccaccaccccaccccagagagAACCGAGagaccaccaccccaccccagagagAACGGAGagaccaccaccccaccccagagagaagggagagaccaccaccccaccccagagagAACGGagaccaccaccccaccccagagagAATGGagaccaccaccccaccccagagagAACGGAgagaccaccacccccaccccagagagaccgagagaccaccaccccaccccagagaTAATGGagaccaccaccccaccccagagagAACGGAgagaccaccacccccaccccagagagaACCGAGagaccaccaccccaccccagagagAACCGAGAGACCACCAACCCCACCCCAGACCCCGAGCCCACTCCAGCCTGGGCTGCACTGCCCGCCCCCCCCAGGGGTCAcccccccagcctcagtttccccacctgaaACTTGGAGACCAGGGCCCACGGCACTGCAGTCCAGTGGGGGATGACACAAACTCATGGCCCCAAGGATGGGCACAGGGTGGGCACCACACAGGCATTAGGGAAGGAGGCCCTGGGAGGGCGCCCATCTTACATTCAGGGAAAACTGATGCTGGGGTCCCTGGCCTGAGGACAACCTCAGAGCCCCCCACCCTCTGCAGGGGGTGCTACCTCTGGGGCCAGGTCCCCACTGGCCGGGCTGCCCCGAGCTCCTAACTCAGGAGGTGACCACGGGGGAAGTGGCGGCAGAGGCCCGGGGCAGCTGACCCCTGCGGGCGTGTCTGGTGACCTGCCTGGACGCATGGGGCTCTccatgtgccccccccccccccaagcaagGGTCTGAAGGGCCCTGCAGAAGCCACAGGGAGCCTCTGGGCCCACATCCCCGGGGCTTCCAgcccaggaggggcaggtgggggtggtCAGCTGGCAGGCCAGAGCCCAGTCACAGAGCCAGCACCCAGCCCCCCAGCGGCCCAAGAAAGTGCTGAGGGGCCGTTTCTGGCCCCGTCTGGTCTGgtgcgccgcccctcccccacctttgaCAACTTCAAGACAAGCCCCCCCCACGGAAGCGCTCCAGGCGACCCCCCCCCTCGGGGGGGGGCAGAAGGAAGAGGCCGGAGGAagccactgcccccaccccctccaggccTGCTGGGTTTAATGACCCTTCCGGGtcggcagtgggggaggggagcaggacagGGCTCCACGCTGGGGCCGTGGAGGGGGCAGGCTGGAACCCCAGGGGcccccccaggccaggccagggctccccACGGCCGCCATTAACCCTACGCTGGTGACGCCCACCCCCTCcagacccctccccccaagaGCCCTTTGTcctcggcccccacccccacttcttgACAGCCCCACGGGAGAGCCATTCCTAGGCAGGGCCTGGGCGCGGGTGGTCGTCGGGGCCCGGCTGGGCGGGGGGGATGCGGGGCCACACCCTCCCCCCCAGCGCCCGGGGAGAGAGGTCACCCGCCCGGGCCGGGCCTTGCAAAGCTCGGTTATTTAGAGTTGTGCAAGGCTGGGCCGCGGTGGCGAAAGCCCTCGCTGCAcggaggggcggggggaggggcggggcggagcgctggggagggggctcgtAAAGTGGTGGGGGGCGCTCCCCGGAGGAAGcgagaaaagaaaaactgaagaagaaaCGAGACGCCGAAAACCCCGGTCCGGCGCGCGAGGCTTCTTGGAAAGAGGCCGATTTGCATGGTGTGGGGGGGGCGCGCCCCGGCCCGGAGCCGCTCGAACGGAAGAAAATGGGCAGCCCCGGCGCTCGCGGGGCTGACACCGCGCGCCCCACGGCCCCCGCGCACGCAGCGCCGGGCCGGGGTCTCCCCGGGGACCCCCCGACAGGGCCGGCCCGGGGCCCTCTGCGAACTCCcaggagggctgggggggggggtctcggGGACCGGCCCCAGCCCCGCGCTGCCCGGCACACACCCGACACCGGGGAGCGCACGCGAAATAAAAGCGCGGGCGCAGCCCCCCGCGCGCGCACGGGGCCCGTTTCCTTCCGCCGAGCGCGGGGCGCGCGCCCCCGCGCCCCCCGATCGCCGCCGCACGCCTCTGCGCCCGGGGCCGGGGGTGAGCTCCCCCGGAGGGGCGCCGGGACGACCTCGCCCACCTGGgccgcccaccccccccccccgccgccgccgccccggtcCTGGACCCCTGCCCGCGCCTGCGCCCAACGTGGGCACCCTCGGCGGCACCCCGCGCGCGCGGCGCCCACCCGGGCCCGGACCGCCCCGCGCCGCGCGCCCACTCACCGCGCGCCGGCCGCGCCCGCGTCTCCGCCGCCGCGCCCGCCCGGCCCGGGCCtcgcgccgcccctcccccaccggcGCGCCGCCCCGCAGACAAATCACCGGGTGACAAATCGCTCTCAGATGCAAATACCTCGCCGGTGATTCAGCGCCGCGGCCGGGACGCGGGAGGGCTCtcgccaggccccctcccccggccccgcaCGCCCGCTCGCCCTCCGAGCTCGGCCGGACCGCGCGCGGCCGGCCCGCGGGGGTCAGGAGAGCGGGCGGCGCGGACGCCAATTTTCAGGTCGCGGCCCCtttaaatgataataaataatgaAAGGGAAGGGGAACAGCGCGCGGACGCCCCGCCTCCCGCCCAGGGACCGTGGGCAAAGTGCGCGGCGCGGCGCGGAGCGCAGAGGGTGCGGGCCGGGCCGGGAGGCCGgcggaggggcgggggtggggcctcGGCGCGCGCgctccggggcgggggcggggagggacccGGGGAGGGACCCGGGCCAGAGACCCTCTCCCCGCCTCGCGCGCGCGGACGGCGGTGGAGCGCTCGACTCAGAATTTCTCCTCTGCCCCTGAGGCTGAGCGGCCCGACCGGTGGCACTTGGCCCCCGGCGGCCTCGATGTCCGAGTCCGTGAAATGGGTTTTGAGGACCAGACGAGGGCCTCAGCGGCCGGGACGGGGCGGAGCGGGGCCCTGCGGGGTGTGCGAGCGGCTGCGGGGCTGAGGCGCGACCcccgcccggcccccggccctccCGCCTCTGCGGCCGGCCCATTTCGCAGATTGGCAAACAGAGGCGCGGCGCTGGGTGCGGGGTCCGGAGCGCTGCGCTCCAGGCGAGACTGAGCCCAGGGTTCGCCCTCTCCTCCCGGACTCGGAGCCCAGCGGCCCTCCCTGCCCTGACTCCGGcggcgccgccccctccccactgccactCCCCTCCCCGGGATTccgacccccccccccggagTGGGTGCCCCAGAGCGGCCCCGCACCCCCGGCCTTCCAGCCTCCACGCGGCCTCCAGCAGTCGGGGCGCCGGGCGCGCGGCACCCGGGGGACAGGTGCGGGAGCCCCCGCCCCCCCTTTTTGTCCGCATGGTGGGCGTGGCTCCGCGACCCCGCCCCTCGGCGGGCGGGGAGTGGGTGGGggcgctgcccccaccccccgctcccGGGGGGTCCGGGGTCCCGGGGAGGGAGCAGATACCTGTCCACAGACCGCTGGGCTGCGGCTCCAGGCGTGGGGGCCTCGACCCTCCCCGCACACCTGGGCCCCCGCaagacccccgcccccgcccctcaccGCGTCCCAGCTGCAGGAAGTGGGAGCCCCGGCGGCGTGGACAGCGCACTCGGGCCCCGCCTCCTCGTGCCCCAGGGCCTGAGGCTCCCCGTGCACAGCGGGCTCTGTCCACACAGGGGGGCGTCCCGACCACACCGGGGCTCTCTGACCACACCGGGGCTCCCCATCTACACTggggctccctgaccacaccGGGCTCCGTCCACACCGGGCTCTGTCCACACCGGGGCTCCGtccacacgggggggggggtcccgACCACACTGGGGCTCTCTGACCACACCGGGCTCTGTCCACACCGGGGCTCCCCTTCTACACCAGGGCTCCGTCCACACCAGGGCTGCATCCACACCAGGGCACCGTCCACACAGGGGCTCTTGGTCCCACACAGGGGCTCTGTCCACACCGGGGCTCCCCATCTACACCAGGGCTCCCTGACCACACTGGGCCCCGTCTACACCggggctccctggccacaccggGGCTCTCCATGCACACTGGGCTCCGTCCACACCAGGGCTCTCAGTCCACACAGGGGCTCTGTCCACACCGGGGCTCCCCATGCACACCAGGCTCCGTCCACACTGGGGCTCCCTGACCACACTGGGATCTGTCCACACTGGGACTCCCTGTCTACACCAGGGCTCCATCCACACCGGGGCTCCCCGTCCACACCAGGGCTCTCGGTCCACACCAGGGCTCTCGGTCCACACCAGGTTCCGTCTACACCAGGGCTCCCCGTCCACACCGGGGCTGCGTCCACACCGGGGCTCCCTGACCACACAGGGGCTCTCAGTCCACACGGGGGTTCCCCGTCCACCCCGGGGCTGTGTCCATACAGAGACCCCGTCCACACGGGGAGGTGGTTCTGTCCACACGGGGGCAGGTCCTGTCCACACAGGGGCTCCATCTACACTGGGGCTCTCGGTCCACACCGGGGTCCTGGTCCAAACGGGGCTCCGTCCACACGGGGGggggctccctgaccacaccGGGGCTGCGTTCCCAGCTCGGCCGCGGACCCACGTGGAAACATCGTTTTCATTTCTTCCGAAAGAAGGGATCCCGGCCGCAACCGCGGCAAACACGCGCGGTCTCAGCACTCTGCGCGGCGTGGACTCGGGACGGGGTCGCGGGGCGCGCAGGTACCCAGGCGCACCTGCACGCGCGCGGAGCCCCGGGGACTGCACCGTGCAACCGGGCACCGAGGAGCGGCTTCCCCGCGGGCCCCGGggacgcccccagccccagccgcgcCGAGCTGCTAGGGGCGCGGGGACCCTCCGCGGGGCTCGCGCGACCCCTGCCGGGCGGCTGCAAAACCACACGCGGACGGACGGTGCCGACGGGGTGGGGCCTGGgtgaagccccgcccaccctgccgCAGCCCCGCAGGTGCCCGGCAGGGGGCGCGCTGGCTCCAGAACGCGAATTTCGCTCGGATCCGGGCCGCTGGAGACGGGAGCTTCCGGGGAGCCACGCGTGGCTGCTCCCGGCACGGGAATATCCCACACAGGCCTGGGGCGCGCTTGTACTGTGCATTATACGTAAAACATCAGACTAAAGCTGCTCCTTGGGTATCTGCGGCTCCAGCGACTCCAAGTCCTGCCGAACCCGCCAACCCCCCAGggggcacctgcccctgccctgccatcCCACGCCAGGACCCGATGCCTTGCCAGGGCTTTTGCTTTAGTTTTGAAAGTGTTGCTTATTCGCGTGTGAGGCTGAGTGACACAGACGGACGGAGCCAGGGACGGAGCCAGAGTCCCCggcccctggctcactccctccATCCGGGCAGGGCTTGAGCCGACACTGCTGCCCCAggtctgcaacagcagggagccggggccagggccgggaTGCGGGCGTCCTCACCACCGtctcacccgctacgccacacgCCCACCCTGAGTCACtccgtgtgtgcacatgtgtgtgcgtgtgtgtacatgtgcgcGCTTGTGTGCTCCGTGTCACTCCGTGTGTGCACGtatgtgctctgtgtgtgctccGTGTGTGCATTGTGTACATGTGCGCTCCGTGTCGCTCCGAGTGTACATGTACATGTGTACACGCATGTGCTCCGTGTGTGCAcgtatgtgctgtgtgtgctcCGTGTGTGCATTGTGTACATGTGCACGTGTGCGCTCCGTGTCGCTCCGAGTGTACATGTACATGTGTACACGCATGTGCTCCGTGTGTGCAcgtatgtgctgtgtgtgctcCGTGTGTGCATTGTGTATATGTGCACGTGTGCGCTCCGTGTCGCTCTGAGTGTACATGTACATGCGTACATGCGTGTGCTccgcgtgtgcacatgtgtacatgtacatgtgtgtgtgcatgtgtgcagttCTCTGCTCCCCAGCGTCGCTTCTCAGCTGTGCTCAGCCCCGGGACTCGGTTACCACGAGAGGCCACCGGGACAcacgagtctcccacgtggctctGGGGCCCCGCCCCTTCCACTCAGCTCGAGGCTTCCTGAACCACACCCGGGGCTGGCAGCGGACAGGAGCGTCCAGCCCTCTGGGCCGGGGTCAGCAATGTCCTGCccggccggggctgtggtgtggagtgggggggcaggaggggagtGACACCAAGTGTTGGGCAGGGACTGGGGGGTCACCTCCAGGGGCTGCGTCTGCCAGACCTGAACAGACGAACTTCGATCCCCAGATCCGATCCCCAGATGTGGCCTCGCTGTCCCAAGAACACATCGGCACGTTTGGGGCCTGGTGGGAGTCCGAGGGCTCGTGTCCCTCTGGGCGGCCATGCCTGAGGCCACACTGAGTGCCCCCCTTCCTGGGAGGGACCCCCCCCCTTCAGTCCGAACAGCCCCCCTTCCTGGGAGGGACCCCCCTTCAGTCCGAACAGCCCCCCTTCCTGGGAGGGACCCCCGATCCCCGATCGGTCCGGGCGCGGCTGCAACAATGCAATTAGGCGAATGCGACCACTGGGGACTTCCGACTTCAAGCAGATGAGGCCTTCCGGGGCTTCCTGGTTTGGGCACGGCGGCCCCGGTCAGGGCCACGTGGGCTGTTAGAGCCTCCTGGCCGAGCCCTGCGAGGTGAGGGCCTGGGCTGCTGACCCCTCGCCCGGGCGCCCTGTACCCCTCGGGGGGGAGGGGCACTCAGCGGCTgccaccatcttcctctgcacaCGTTCCAGGCAGGGGTCCCCGGTGTCACCCATTCTAAGATGTGCACATTCAAAATGGATTttaatcagagagaaagagatcttccatctgctggttcactccccaaatggccggggcGGGAGCCGGGCACCCcctccggggctcccacgtgggtggtaggtgGTCTGACGTGGGACGCACGTGGCCTCGGGGTGGCCCCGAAGCCCGCCGGGAGTTCACAGTCCGCTGCCTCTGGGAGTGGAGGGACTTCAGCGTCGCGGTCCCGCGTGGGAGAAAAGCTGTGCACGCGCCCGGGAGCGCATCGTGGGTTTCAGCAAACGCGGACGCAGAAGGACGAGCGGCAAACGTGGCGGGGGGTCGGCGCTCTGGGCAGCACAGGGGCAGCTGCCGGGGCCTTGCGGACCGCAAGGAACGCGCTCAGcgaggggcggggggctccccCGGAGCGCGCGGCCGCGGAGCCCTGGCGGGGTCTGGGGGCGCGGGcgcgcgcgggcgcgggcgcggcgcGCAGGGGCACGCGCGGCGGAAGGCCCGTCGGAACTGCGAGCCCAGGAAGGCGTAGAGCAGCGGGTTGAGCGCCGAGTTGCTGTAGGACAGGCCGTGCGCGCACGTCTTGAGCGCGTAGGCGGCGTAGCTGCGCGGGTGCCAGGCGCCGGCGGGGCCCagcgcctgcagcaccaggaacAGCTGGATGGGGCCCCAGCAGGCCGCGAAGAGCAGGACCACGGCCGCCACCAGCCTGGAGACCCTGGCCCGCACGGCCCCCGCGCGCGCCGCCAGCAGGTGCCCCTGCGGGCGCGGGAAGGGGCGTCAGAGGAAGCGCGGGGCCGCCGCCCCTCCCCACGCCCGCGAGGCCGCGCACCTGCAAGCCGCCGTCGGCGGGCGCTGGGCGCAGGGCGGCCCTGCCCAGGTGGCGCAGCATGGCCCCGTAGCAGGCGCAGGTGGCCAGCAGCGGCAGCAGGTACAGCGCCAGGAGGTTGAAGAGCGCGAAGGCGCGCTCGAGCGCGCGGCTGGGGAAGGCTTCGCTGCAGTAGGTGCGCGGCCCAGGCGAGAGGCGGTGCAGGGCGAGCACCGGCGCTGACACAGCCGCCGAGCCTGCGCCGGGGCCCGCGTGAGCTCCGCGCCCGCCCGGGGCTTCACGGAGCCGGGTCCGGCCCATGGCCCGGACCTCTGGCCTGGTCGGAAGCTCCGCGCCCATTTTCCCGAACGCCCGGCctcgccgccgccccccccccaacgTGCGGCCGCGCCCACCACTCACCCAGCCAGATCCCCAGGCTGACGCCCAGCGCCAGGCGCGGCGTGCGGCGGTGCAGGGCGCGCAGCGGGAACACCGTCACGTACCAGCGGTCCACGCTCATGGCTGTCAGCGTGGCGCACGTGGCCTGCACCGAGACCTGGAAAAGCCGGGACCCCCCGCCGTCCTCCCTGCCGGGAGCCCACCTGTCGCTCCACGCAGGCACGCGGAGGGGTGTCCGGTGGCCACGGAGGCAAGGGACCAGAGGAGCACGGGAGGGAGCGAGGGGAGGGAGCCTCTGGGGGTTGCCTGGTACCCCGGGCCTGACCTTGGGAGGGGGCACCCTGGGCTGCGGGGCCGGCGGGAGAGCAGCTGCAGATCCCCGCCTCCTGAGACCCCTCCCCCCCTGCGCTAAGGCCAggctcggccccgcccccacatTGTGGCCCCGCCCACGAGTCCGGTCCCGCCCACATCAGGCTCCTCCCAATGCTCCCCGGCCCAGCCCACGCACAGATTCCTCCCAGcgagccctgcccctccccaaggctcctcccagaacacccaggccccgcccacagtGGGCCACACCAGGCTCCTCCCAGAACACCCAGCGCCCCACCCACACCAGGCTCCTTCCAGCGCTCCGCCCACAACAAGCTCCtctcagccccgcccctccccacaggCTCTTCCCAGAGCACCAGGCCCCGCCTACAGCGGGCCCCTCCCAGCACCCCGCCCACACCAGGCTCCTCCCAGAACACCCAGCGCCCCATCCTCACCAGGCTCTTCCCAGCCCCGTTCCTCCCCAAGGCTCCTCCCAGACCACCCAAGCTCCGCCCACAAGGCTCCTCCCAATCAGGCCCCGCCCACAAGGCTCCTCCCCGGCACCACCAGGCTCGCACCTGCTGGATGTAGTTGACGAACTTGCACATGAAGGCGCCCAGCACCCAGGCGGGCAGCGGGTAGAGCAGGGCGGTGAAGGGCACGCAGCACAGCAGGAAGGTCACGTCGGTGGCCGCCAGGTTGGCTGCGGGGGCGGGCGGACGCTcgaggccccgccccgggccccccCCAAGTGCCCGGGCACCTGCCGCCGGAGGAGGGGCGCCCTGCATGGCCGACGCCGCCGTCACCCCCGCCCTGGCCCAGGAGCCGGGCTCACGCCCCCCACCGCCCCGCACGGACCTGCAGGCTGAGGCCCCAGGAGCCCCGCACGCAGGTCCAAAAGGGCTCGGCGCTCCTGGCGCCTTGGGCGGGATCGCTCCTGCTCCGCGAGGGGCAGCTCCGGGCCCGGCCGCGCACGCGCCTTGACCCTTGCGCAGAGACAGCCCCAGGCCCCCGGGGAGCGGCGCGAGGAGACTCCCCCTCCCCGGGGGTGCAGGACGCGGCACCGCCGGGCGCCCTCACCGATGTAGAAGTTGGTCACGGTCCGCATCCGCTTCTGGCGGCAGACCACGTAGATGACCAGCGAGTTCCCGGCCAGGCCCACCAGCATGAGTGCCCCGAACAGGAGCGGCACCAGCCAGGCGTCCACCGGCCACGCAGCAGGCGCCGCGCCCTGCGAGGCGTTGGCGCTGCAGCCCGGGCAGCCCGATGCGTTGGCCGGCGCCCACCAGGACGCGGGGGAACTCGACGCCGCCTCGGCGCCCATGGCCTCGCAGTCTGCTCCCAGGGAGGCTGTGGGCTGCAGGCCGTCGGTCCCGGAGCACCGCAGAGCCGCACTTTTATGTCCCggcaccccctccctctccctggcctCCTGCTGCCCCGCGACCGCTGGCCAATCCCTGCCCGCGCCCCCCGCACCTGCACCCCAGCTTCCCCTCTTCTCGCCGCCCGCCCGGGGTGCAGGCGCAGGTGGACACCTGCGGGAGGTCCTGCGGGAGGCCGGGGGTTGCCAAGGGCAACCAGGAGAGGGGGGCCGGGCCGCAGGGGCGCCGCTCCGCAGGACCCTGGGAGTGGGGACGGTCAGGGCAGGTGAGGCTGTCCTGAGCCTGGTGGATGCTGCCCGGCCGTGAGTGACCCTGCAGGTGGGGGACAGcagggctgtagccaggagctccacgggagctcccacgtgggcagcaggggccaagCGTCTGGGCCctcgcctgctgctgctgcctcccagggtgtgcacgagcaggaagctgggccagggAGCACAGCCAGACTCGGACCCAGGCCAGGCTGTGTCTTGCAGACTCTGCACGCCCACCCGTTTCCTCCTGCCATCCCTAAAGGTCATTCGCCTGAAACTTCCGGAAAACAGGGACAAGCCCCTTTGGGGTGaccgggagggaggggctgggagaggggtgCCGACCTCCCAGGGACAGGCCCTGGGGTGACCAGGCCCTGGACAAGGGCCAGCCACCAGCTCCTCCTGTCcatctgccccagcccagcccccaggcaccCGGTGGTCCCCAAAGTGTCACTGCTGGGTCCCCTGTGTGAACCGGAGCTGTGCGGGCCTCCTCCCGGGGTTCCCGCCAGGCCAGGTGGGACCTAGCAGGATGGGGACTGAAAGGCTCGGGACGCCAGGTTCCACGGCGGGTCCGCCGCCGGCCGCCCCTGCCCACGGGGCCTCCGTGGGTCACCGCTGGTCCGCATGCGCCTGGTCGTTGGCTGCAAGAAGAAACCGCAACAGGCCGACGGCAGCGGGGGCTGCCCTGTGCGGTTTTGGGGGTGAGCGACCCAGGGCAGACGTCCCACCCCGCGCCGCGGGGCCGCCCCGCGCCCggcccgcaggccccgccccggcccgcctcTGGCGGCCGTCACTTCCTGCCGGGCCGGGGAAGGCCCTGCCGGGCGGCGGGGACAACAACGACGACGGCGACCGAGCCATGGTCGCCCCCGGGAACCCGGACGGCGGCCCGGAGGCGGCGACGGCGGCGGGGGGCGCCGCGAGCGGACGGCGGACGCTGTGAGCGCGCGCGGccggacccctcccctccccgggtACCCCAGGCCCCGCTTCGCCCCTGCGGCGAGCCCCTGGCCCCCAGACCCGGCGGGTGGCGGCTTCACTGGTACCTGGGCACTCACCTGGCCCCCGCGCCTCCCCCCTGTCCCGCACACCCGTGTTTCCGGCGCGGGGGCACCTGTCCCCGCCTGGACCTCCCACCGGGCCCCCGCGCG
Proteins encoded in this window:
- the KISS1R gene encoding kiSS-1 receptor — protein: MGAEAASSSPASWWAPANASGCPGCSANASQGAAPAAWPVDAWLVPLLFGALMLVGLAGNSLVIYVVCRQKRMRTVTNFYIANLAATDVTFLLCCVPFTALLYPLPAWVLGAFMCKFVNYIQQVSVQATCATLTAMSVDRWYVTVFPLRALHRRTPRLALGVSLGIWLGSAAVSAPVLALHRLSPGPRTYCSEAFPSRALERAFALFNLLALYLLPLLATCACYGAMLRHLGRAALRPAPADGGLQGHLLAARAGAVRARVSRLVAAVVLLFAACWGPIQLFLVLQALGPAGAWHPRSYAAYALKTCAHGLSYSNSALNPLLYAFLGSQFRRAFRRACPCAPRPRPRAPAPPDPARAPRPRAPGEPPAPR